The region TTGTTCCTACTCTAAATAAACCTCCACTGCATTTATGCAGATATTGCGGAGGGACCCGTGTTCATTTATGAACCGGATGAGTCCAGTCCCAACTTTGAATGACCCGACACTTTAATATGTCATGATGAAAACATACCTTCAGCTGCTCTGGTTCTTCGAACCAAGGAACAACTACTGGTATTATTACAAGAGCTATATTATGGACAATAATTATTGAGTAGAACTCGTCTTACGGGCAACCAATTGGCGAAGACGGTAAAGACGAGACATCAGTTGTGAGAAGGATGGTCGCAAGTGTGGCTCCCTGCATAATCAACACAACTAAGATCAATCCAATAGCATAATCTATTAAAAGAAAAATGTGTCCCTGCAATTTCCACAAATTTGTATTCTTATCCTCATAGCCTTTTATTTTATACAATGTCATCAATCTAATTATTCACTCATTTAGATTCCATTCCCTACCAACATTGACACTTGTATTCTTCATTTGATAGGGTTTTAGTTCTCATGGTTTATAATCATTAAGTTATTATTGTAACAATCATTATCAAAAAACAGGAACTTAGAAAAACTGATAATTAAACTAGTGGAAATCTGCCTTCAATTTTTCCGACATCAAATGAGTATATCTAGAATATGGCTTCTTTTAAGTACCAGCTTTTCAAGAACTGTGAATCTCTAGGCCCACAATCTAACGCAATGAAAGGATGTTTAAGATGCTAAAATAACAATCAGGAAACGTAAATGGAAAGTTAATACTTACCTTTGCCAGCAGTCACGTATTATTTGAGCTACCACTGGATCCATTTCTTCTGGAATTTCAAGACGTTTATTTTGGAATCCAACAGCTCCAACAACCTGCATTGGGTTCAAACCGTGCCATGGGATTTTCGTTGTAGTTAACTCCCACAAGATCACACCAAAACTATACACATCACACCTGCACGCAAACTTTAAATATTACAGCCTAATCTCTTATATCTGGCTTTCCATGAAGCATGCACATGAGAGCAGACTTACTTCTCATTGGCAGGCTCATTCCGTAAGACTTCTGGTGCCATCCACTCAGGCTGTGAGAAAGAGATATGTTTAGGTTGTTTTTCATAAGCGCTTACAAAGACACTAAGTATAATTGTAGTTTATATCAATGATTAATGAATTAATGAGCCATCACAGAATTTTCAAAATTCATACCGTTCCAGCACACGACTTCGATGACAAATATGTATTGTGCTTCATACGTGACAGACCAAAATCACAGACCTGtcatacaacaaacaagagataaaaataacaataacaatagtaacaatttaACTACTTTATGGAGTAATAGAATACAAAAAAAAAGATAGATAAAAGGTTTTTTAGAAATGACACAAAACTGTGAAGGCATTATTACAATGCAAAATACGAGATTGGCATTATTtatcaaattatcatcaatagGGTTAATTGGAATAAAAGGTAAAAGTAGTAACAATTTAACTACTTTATAATAGAATACAAAAGAAAAATAGATAAAAGGTTTTTTAGAAATGACACAACTGTGAAGGCATTATTACAATGCAAAATACGAGATATGCACTATTtatcaaattatcatcaatagTTAATTGGAATAAAAGGTAAAAGTAATCAATGTAATAAGGTTTATTTGTTAAAAGTGGAATTAGACTTCGTCAAAGCAACAGCTTAAGATGATAATTTTACTGCAATGTGAAGACATAATTAGATTATCAATAATAACACAGGCCATGTAAGACACACTTCAGTTATTATCAGTATTAAAATAATGGGTCTCGCTATCTTAGGCCCAAAAGACACATGTTAAGAAATCAATAAATAGAAAATATGTATTGAAGAAAACAATTTTTAACTTTACAAAAAATTGAATGCACACCTTCCAATATAAAATTTCTATCTTTAAAATGACAAAAAAATTCTAATAAAAAACTTAAATAAGACAACAAGAATATCAGCATGACTCTACCACTAGTTTATTACTACCTTAACAAATTATAAGCAAATTGTGAAGGATCTACTTATAATAAAATATAAGCAAAAGTTGATTTAAAACTTCCTTTTTATTGTTCTTATACCAAAAATGTCCTCaattcaattttaattttttaattcgTAGAAGTATGTGCATAAATAATTTTATACAAGAGCTAGATAAAAGCTCAATCACTAAAGTTATTTTGAATATGCAATGTGGAGAACCATTTGGTAATGAAAGCACCTAAAGCAGTGCTGTTAGCTCAAGTATGATTATTACCTTTACAACCCAATGCCTGTCAACAAGAAGGTTTGGAGACTTCAAATCTCGATGAACAACGGGAGGATGGCTGGTGTGCAAGTAATTCATTCCCTTAGCCTAACAAGAGGGCAGGAGATTCAGATCAAATAAAGGAAAGTGAGAAACTATTTCTAAAATTAAAAATGAGGAAAGTATTTGGAGTTCTTAGTGAGGAAAGAGCGGCCCTCAAATTTGAATTTCTGCACAAATAAGGAGGCTAAGAAGGctatgattttgtgataatatgTTGGCCATAGTTATTTGGTTGGAGAGAAATGCTCACATATTTTAGGAAGTCTCCTGAACTCCAAAACTTACTTTAGAATACAATTAAATTTACTGCCTCTATTTGGTATTCATTTTATAGTAATTTCAATTTTCAAGGGACTGACAAGCACAGAACAGCCTTGATAAGTTCTTGACTCTTAAGATATTTATTTCTTGTATGTAAATTTTTCGGTTCTGGAGAATGCCGTATCCCGGTCAATATGCGTTTTTCCTCTCCTTTCTAATATATTCTTTTTCTACTaccaaatgaaatgaaaaaaatTACATAATTTTCAATTCATACCACGTCAAGAGCCATACGCAACCGTCTCTTCTCATCAAGTACAAGTTTGGGACGATGCAATAGTCCGTATAAACTGCCTCTGTATCAAAGTAACAAATATATTTTAATGAGCAAATCAATAATATAGAGAAATTAATTAACCATGTGATTTGGTGAAGGCCAACGTTGCATGTTGGCGAAATGTTGGAAAACAGCAACAGCAAAACAAGATATATGGTACAGAAACAATAAAAAGGCACTTCACATCAGTATAAACAATAAGCTTATTTAAGAAAATTACAAGGGAAAGTTTGTATGTAACTCAATGCGTAAAAAACAATGTTAAACTAACCTAGGAAGAAACTCAGTCAAGATAGAGAAATGTGGTGGACGAGTAATTGCTCCCATGAAGAGCACAACATTAGGATGCCGCAGCCTTAGCATAATCTCAATCTGTAGAAAGCAATATATGAGCATGAATCATATATGTACGTATGAATGTGTTAAAACATATGTATATAGTAATAGTTGCTCACTTCCGATTTGAACTGATCTAATGCATCACCAGAGACATCTTGGTCTAGAAACTTCTTTACAGCAACTTCCTATAATGCCATTGCCAACCCAGTCATACAAACAAAAGTATTAAGTACTTTCACAAATGAAGCAAGTCTTATACAATGAGACCATCCCATGGAGACAAGCAATAAAAGTTCCAATAACAAATTAAAATGGCAGACAGAACCCAGAAGAGATAAAATGGCTACAGGCTACATGAGCAGTAGTAGAAGGAAAAAAAAGTGTACATATCCATCAATAGAAGATATTAAGAGTTAAGACAACATAAAAAAGTATGAGCAGACTTACAGTGCCATTGCAATCAGCGCGGTAAACTTCACCATAAGAACCTACAAGGACAGTTCTGCTAAGTTAGTTTCGAAGCAGAGAAATAGCAGGCAGCATATTTTCAACCACCTTTTACTTAATCTCTATTAATTCAATCCACTATATCAAATAGTGACATCTAAATAATTCTAAATTGCTTTGAGTAACAATGATCTATACAAAATTAATAAGTTTCCAATTATCTCACTGAAAGATATAACTTTAAACCCAAAAAATCATATTTAAAGCCAAAACATTCAAGAGCCTGAGCTTTTATATAAATTTAAACCCAACAAATCATATTTAAAGCCTGGGAATAAACTCACCAATACCAATACGCTCACCGATACGAAGATCCTCCCATTGAATTTCCCATTGTGTGTCTTCACCAAGTATTGGGTGAACTTTCTTGCTTTTACCATCATCATGTAGTATACAATCTCCATCAACTGTCTCGTTTATTTGAATGACTGAATCAGTCCCAAGTTCAATGTTATTCAAAGAAGCTCCAGCCTCATTTCTAGGACCAGTTTCATCATTATCACAAAAACATTCAACACCATTGTGCCTTTTGCAAGAAAAGACTGCCTTGGACAAGGAAGACTCGGGACACTTTTCTTTACACGTGTTACATGTATTAAGAGAAGCAAAGTCAACAATTAATGGATTAGATTGTTGTATATCACCATCTTTACCGGAAACAGTTGCAAAAGGATTCCTTGTACTACTAATCTGAGAAGAATCATAAAATTCATTGGCATCTGTGCGGAATTCCTTATGCTGTTCGGCTAATTGGTCAGCTGATTGACATAACCTAGTATTACTAGAAGAGCCCACTCCTTGAGGGAGTATGAGAGACTTATCATAACTTAATAATAACAGCCTATTTGAATCAGCTTGAACAGTATCTAAACCCCTATCTCGGGAATTCATATTTGAAAAAAGATCAGAAGGAGGTGATGCACCACTTTCTAAAAGAATGGTGTGCAGTTTAGAGGCAAACTCTGGGTTTTTTGCGGCACTGAGAACATACTTGGAGACATTTTTTACATGCATGTTTTCAGCATGCGATGACTCTGATTGTGATGAGCATTCATATGCTTCTGTATGCTCAAATCTCCCTGCTTCATTTACCTTAACATGATTCATTTCATCTGGTTTTGTTTGACTGCCGATTTCTACTAATTCTTTTGTCTGGAAACTCCCTACATTACAATCAGACAATACTCCCAGCACACCAgtttgatcaccaagcatttgGTATATGTTGTTAGGCTGTTCTGCAATCTCTGTGAAATCCCTACCGGCAAAACCATAGTTTTGGATCTGACTGCTGGGCACCTCAGCAGGTATAAGAGTACCAGGAGCACCCATCATATCAATAATGTATTCACTGCATCAGCACAATTTAAAAACAGAGTTTAAAATTGTTCCAACATTACCACGAGATTGGCACAGTTTGTTTAATTAGAAGGTTGTTTGCCAAATATTACAGGAGCGCAATCTAAAAGATAAAAGATAAATTGTTGGGGGTCTGAATTCTAAGAAACACCGTTCAAATAGAGTAACTAAAAAATACAAGTGGATCAAAGTAAGTATAAGTTGCAATTAATCAACTCTCCATTAGTCTGCAACAAATTAAATGATTGCTCCCTTACATCCTAAATCACATTTACCAGCAGATCCTATACTTAATTTAATTATTTAACAATTTTATATACTCATCAACTTCATAAAAAGGTAGAACAATTATCCATCTCAAATGACATGAAGAGTTTTGCGAAGCATCAGAAATACAAAATGGAAAATGTGAAATAAAACTGCTTTGGAATCTCTGCCTCTGGAATATGTATGGACTATCACAGTAATAAAGTACACTAAGGCTTTGTTTGGGAGTTTGGAGGGGAGGGCTTCCGAAAACAAATTTTAGAAAAATATAGGAAAATATTCGACATTTTTTAAAAGAATGATTTTGTAATTTGTATAGAATGATAAACGAGTGCTTGTCATTACTATATTTTTAACTTGCAGAATACTATAACAACATAAAATATATTTGGAAATTTTATGTAAGTCCTCCAAAACTCTCCTTCAATACAAATTTTGAGTTACCCCAATTTAGGGAGATTTTGTGTTATGAATAAAAACAAACCCTCCAAAACCCTCTCCGGCTAAATCCCTCTATTTTTTTCACTCAATCCTTTCCTTTTTTCAAAGTCTTCCCCTCCAAACTCCCAAACAAATCCTAAGAAGTTTCTGACTCAAGAAAATACGTGTCAATTGTCATCATTCATCAACTATACAAGAGACTAATTAAAAAGGACCGTTGAATTAAACTCCCTTAAAAGCAATATTTAAATAGGGAATTGCCATTCTACCATAAGATAAATACCTTCCATCATCAGCTTTAATCAAGTTCACAGCCCCATCATCAGTTCCTGTGTAATAGCTCCCTTTTACAAGCATGCAGGGAATATTAATCCTATCAGCAAGTACCTAAGCATCAGAAGAATGAAACTAACTTCAGTTGAAATCAAACAAATTGGGTGAGCATGACCAGTTTGAAAATTGAAGTTCAAGGTAACCTATAAGTAAATGTTCTAGGCTGAGAGATAAAGAAATTTCATTAGTTGTGTATATTGCTTTTTAATTTAATGTGAATTCTGTCGTTGGACAAATGATAAGCATTACCAACTACAAAAGATAATATATACACACTCCATGATTGAATAGAACAAATCAAATGGGCCACAAAACTTAACAATAAAATGTATTCCACATACAACGGGACAAATGCCTAAAAATTGAACGAAAGAAAACACTCAACTCTCGAGTGTCTGAATTTTTACGTGTAAATTTTCTTAAATTAATAAATTGAGAAAATCTTACCTTAAAAAGTAGGGCACGGTGACGTGAAAGTCCAACATCTAGACGGCCCAGAGGAAGGACTACGGTTCTTAAAGAATCTCGCAATTCACGACTCTTCATAGTCCACTTTTCCATAATTTTATCAGCATTACTAACCGGTCCACCCATTCTACTAACAACAACATCAGCAAGTTTCTGAATTAAGCCACTCAAAAACAATCCTAGTTCAGAAACAGAACACTCTTCAAACAAGGTGCAGGCTTTTTTCTCAAGCTGACTTAGCTCAACATCAACAATGCGGTTCACTGAGATTACTTCATAATCCACATTTCGTGAGGTGGGCACAGTTTTCAGATCCACCAGCAAAGGCATCTTTCCCCGTTCAATTAAACTTGAGTCTATCCCATAGACATCATAAAACCCATCCATCACTTTCTCGTCATAAGCAATGACATTGTAATTCTGCCAGAGAGAAAAACACAGTCTACTTCAAAAAACACATTCCCATTAAGATTATAACTACCAGTTTTTCACTTTTGCCAAATAAGAAAACACATCATCATCACCACTTATCAAGTTCAAATAAACATTAAACAGCATGAATGCAAACTAAATTTCACATCCAAAACATATATATAAACAAAATCCACTTTTTCAACTAGTCTTAATTTGACATCACCCATGACTTCAACAACTATACACCAACAAACACAGAAAAGTTTTATACAGCTGTGTAATTATATTTTATCATCTTACTTTATCAAGTTTCAAGAATAAATGTTAAACTTCATCATATATCATTAATGAGTTTTATAACTATACACTAACAATGCAAAAAGTTGTGTATAAATGTTTGTTTAACTATATTTCACCATCTTGCCACAAGTAGGTCTtatgaaaaaacaaaaatatttgTGTTTGGCATATGCTCCTTGCGCCGGAGGCAATCCTATTTGAGACACAGTCAGCACTAAATGTGAGGCCGGGATTCGAAACTAGGTTTGTCCAGTTGATAGCATAGAAAAAGTAATATTACACTATTTATTAAATTCCAAAATTCAGTCATGAGAAAAATTCCAAAGTATATTTATAATTTCACCATTAATGGAACTTACTAAGCACTGAGAATGAAAAGCAAAAATTCCCAATTCAGAAACATTACCCTAAACAAGAAACAAACATATGACATATAATTTAACTACCCCTAACTCAAATTGTACAAGAGattaataacaataataattgaCAACAGTACCCAATAACGCAGCGATTGAAACTGAACAAGCGCGGGAGTATCAGTAAGAGAAGCAGAATATCCAAGGCTGATCTGTTTAGCAGCATCGATCTGCGCAGATTCATCAACATCATGAGGATCGGAATCAGAAGCACTGATTGCAAGAGCCAATTGAACCTGAAACTCTTCTTCCTGCAAAAGATTGAAATCCACAACACCTCGGTCGACGACGTCGTTTGGAGGGTTCTGAATAACGGTCGGAGAGGGAGACGGTGAAGGAGAAGGAGTGGGAGAGAGAGAAGCAGAAGATGAAGAAGGAAGAGGAGTCGTAGTAGTATGAGAATCAGAATGAGGAAGTTGCAATGTTGCGTTTGGATTATGATTATTGATCGTAGCAGCGCCACCACCGATGTGAAGCTTTCTGAGTAGATGCTTCATTTTGGGCATGGTAGCAGTTACAGGAATAAGATCATCAATCAACCTAACCACCGTGGAATCGATTTTTAAAACGCGATTCTCAGATTTTTTTCGCTTAAATTAACCGCTTCTGAAATTCATTCCCTCCAATCTTCCCCAAAATTTCTCTACGCTTTTCTTTCCCTTTTCTAGTTCTAGTTCTACTGattagtattatttttatttttattgttatttttatttttattttttttattgttaAATTAAATAATTCACGCGTTGCAATTTCCGCTTTGTATAACTTTTGTTCTCTCTGTGATTCTATCTATTCGTTCTATCATAACTTTTGAAAAATTGACTTCTAgtaataattattttaaaatataactTTTTAATACTAATACGAATTTAACTTAGTGAGTAAGTTTCCctaaaaaaattaattaatacagcttataaaatattaatttaattaaaattacCGAAAACGCACACAATCataaatattaaaatttaaattcaatttagtaataatactttaaaatagaattcgcgagtaatatttttaatataattttttttttaatcaATACTTCATTAATGATGTGCTAATTCTCTGTTGTAGAATGGAGTAAAAGAAATTGACAACATTAATTAAAtgaaaatatttaatttttatttccTCCACTCACTGGACCTTATTTTTATTTGTCTGTGTATGAAAATATATCTTGTCTCCTTTTATCAAACATTGCATTAAAGGTTATAAAGTTTTGTAACAAAAATGAATTTCTAAAAATCTCCAACAAGTCATTGATGAGAGATTGAACTAAAATAAATACGTACACCGCGTTGTTGCTTTTAGTGGGCTGCTTTTATTATTGACCATTGGATTGATTGACTAGCAGTTCTATCATCCCACGGCTGTTATGGCTTGAGTCTATGACTTTTCCTTTAAGAAATCACACGATCAAGAATGAATCATTATGATATTAATTAATAGCTTAGTTTTATATGGTTGAATATAAAACTAAATATAAAGAGAGTGGATATGGTTGAATATCAATTCAAAAGGGTGGAAGAGATATGAATGGAAAAATTACTAAGTATTATGGTGTCATAGTTTGTGTGCATAGAGAATAGAGAATAAGGAGGACATTTTGTATGATATGATGGAAACCTCCTCAGAATAGTTAGGATAAATTGAATATGTATGGGTGAGTAACGCAAATAATATAGTTGATTGGGATGGTATCATTAGAGACAATATAGCATAGGACATTGTCATGGTGATTTTTTTCAAAATCATTAAGAAAATATAGTGTTTTCAGGATTGAGTTATGAGGGATATATGAAAGTTTAAAGTAGATCAAGAGGTTATGGAATGCGGATTCTAAGGTCATAGTCAAAATATTAGGGAATGGTAATGCAATGATGGTTCATGGTTATGTGTTAATAAGTATATTCATTATTTAATTGATGATCTAGATAAGATGAGAGTGGTGTACACTTGTAGAGAAGTTAAGAGATGTGTAGATGTGTTAGTTAGTGCACCGATAGCAAATGGAGTTGATAACACCTTCATAGATGATGTTTCGGTTTCGTAGATGATGTTTCGGTTTCTATTAAGAAATTTTTTAAGGATGATGAAAATGGAATTTTCTTCCCTATATTGGTTTTGTTGTGGTTCTTCTTTCTCTTTGGACTTCAGTGGGCCCTTTTACCAAAAAAATAGCTTAGTTTTTCCCGTTTAATTTGAAGTTTTGACAAAATAACACTTTCACACTCATTTTTCAAACTCTCATCAATAGATCAATCTCTAGGGGTAATCTATCCATTTGACCTGGACATAGAATTGACATTCGCTTCAAACCAATAAAACTGAGTAAAAAAAACAGGCATTCAGTTGGGTCAAAACAAGTCATCAGGTGATTGTGTTATAATTTTCGATTCAAGTGTTAAAGATTGATGAATTCTAGTATTAATATCTAACCCATGAAAACCCAATACCGCCCAACAtgtttttttatatataatatatctttgattttttttctctAATTTCAAAAGTGTTATACTTGATAATACATTATATGAACCGAATTTTATTGAGACTCCCACTCACAGGTTTCTTTTCCAACCTAAAAATAATACAAATGTAATAATAACTTCTCAATGAAAGATACTAGTACTCAGGACCGACCTAATCAATTCGGGAGCCGATCTAATTTAAAATATAGGCCTAAAAGAATACGAAGTTATGCCtaatttttgaaaaataaatcGATATAAAAGCATaggttttgaaaagaaaatatCTATCTTTAACAACCAAATTTGAAATAGATTTTGAAAACATTATAATTTAACACAGGTTTTTAAAACACATGTGTAAAATGTATACTTGTAGTAATTAAAAAAAATGTGGACCTCCCAAAAATTGGGTCAAAGCTATAGCACTTGTTGCACCGGCTAAAGGTCGGGTCTGATAGTACTATTAAAATACTCGTGCTTACGCACGGGTAATAGCGATGATGAAGATTTTTGATAAACTATTTATCAAatatataattaataaattattaaaataaatctAGAATCTAATTTCAATAATAATGTACAACAAAAATTAATAAAACTGCATGACATTTTATTCATTATTGTAGTGTTTTAAAACTCATCTTTCCGACCGGTTAGACCGTGAACGAGAGAGTAGAGTGATTCGGTAAGATCATCGGACTATAGTTGCAATTAATCCGGTAAAAATAAGTGTGCTTTAGACGTTTCACTGATCAGACCAATAAATTAGTGGGTTTTTTATCTGACAGATTgatctttttatttttatttcttagTTTAATTATAACTTTGATTCTCCTATTTCATTTTTTTGAAGTTTTGGTACTACTGTTTTAAAATatgattttattattatttataataaatgtataatattaaaattataaaattgatttaataattataaaatttatatcatgaattttttaatttgaataaaatgGACTAAAAGTCATGTGGTCTAACCAGTAACTCAATGATCCAATAGTTTGACAAGATCGGTCATCGATCCGAATTTTGAAACTATGCATTATTGCAAACAAAAAACCATTTTCACAAAATTCtataatttttgaaatcaatGTATAACTTACACACATTTTTCCCTATACACATATATGCATTAAttgttttaattttgttttattacAAAACCAAGAATGGAGTGAGAATAAGTGATTACGGAGGATTTGAGCCTTTGATGCGGGGGTGGGAGGGTTGACTCTTTCCCTTTTTCGCTTTTACATAAGGTAAGGGTTTTTAACGAGGAGCATTGTTCCTATTATTTTAGAATTGTATGTTTGATTATTCTTTTCTTTTCAGGAAGCTTAAAAGTTCAAGATAAGATTGTTCATAAAGGTGATCAATTCGCTTGATCTTCGAGTGGGATCCTTGTCGCCCATAGGGCGATCAATTCGTTAAATACTCAATTGGAATCCTTATTGTCCATGGAGGCGATCAGAACCGATTGATCCTTATGTGAGATCCTTACTGCCCATAAAGGCGATCAAAATTGTTGGATCCTTATGTGGGATCTTTGTCGCCCATTGAGGCAATCAAAATCACTCAATCCTTATATGAGATCTTTGTCACTGATAGGGCGATCAAAATCATTGGATCCTTAAGTGAGACCCTTGTCGCCCATAGAGGCGATCAAAATCGTTGGATCCTTATATGGGGTCCTTGTCGTCCATAAAGACGATCAAAATTTCTAAATCCTTATATAGGATCATTTCTGCCTATAGAGGCTATCAAAATCGTTAGATATGCGGTTCCTTGTCGCTCATATAGGCGGTCAAAACTCTTAAATCCTTATGTAGGATCCTTGTCACTATGTGTGAGAATAGGTTAGGCCGCTAATCAGGAGGAAATGGTTGTCTCCACCTAGAGCTACCCAAACCCTAGGCTCAATATCTCTATAAACATTCCTCCCCTCAAGTGGGGAAAGGAAATTCATTACACCCTAAATCATATCGCTTAACAAGATCATAACTCATATGATCACACATCTCATAAATTTATACTCATATCGCCCATCAACATGGCCTCTCACCCCACATGAGCAGGACCCCTAAACCACCATAAAATACCACCTTGCATGGCTTCTCGTCGTCGTGGGAAAGTTCTAATCACCCCTAAATTATTATAAACCTATTAAGGTCTCTAAATCCTGTATCCTTGGAATATGAACACACACATGTAATTTTTTACTAATACAAAATACTATCAATTAACTGAAAATCACATATGTTTT is a window of Lathyrus oleraceus cultivar Zhongwan6 chromosome 6, CAAS_Psat_ZW6_1.0, whole genome shotgun sequence DNA encoding:
- the LOC127097854 gene encoding probable serine/threonine-protein kinase SIS8 — translated: MPKMKHLLRKLHIGGGAATINNHNPNATLQLPHSDSHTTTTPLPSSSSASLSPTPSPSPSPSPTVIQNPPNDVVDRGVVDFNLLQEEEFQVQLALAISASDSDPHDVDESAQIDAAKQISLGYSASLTDTPALVQFQSLRYWNYNVIAYDEKVMDGFYDVYGIDSSLIERGKMPLLVDLKTVPTSRNVDYEVISVNRIVDVELSQLEKKACTLFEECSVSELGLFLSGLIQKLADVVVSRMGGPVSNADKIMEKWTMKSRELRDSLRTVVLPLGRLDVGLSRHRALLFKVLADRINIPCMLVKGSYYTGTDDGAVNLIKADDGSEYIIDMMGAPGTLIPAEVPSSQIQNYGFAGRDFTEIAEQPNNIYQMLGDQTGVLGVLSDCNVGSFQTKELVEIGSQTKPDEMNHVKVNEAGRFEHTEAYECSSQSESSHAENMHVKNVSKYVLSAAKNPEFASKLHTILLESGASPPSDLFSNMNSRDRGLDTVQADSNRLLLLSYDKSLILPQGVGSSSNTRLCQSADQLAEQHKEFRTDANEFYDSSQISSTRNPFATVSGKDGDIQQSNPLIVDFASLNTCNTCKEKCPESSLSKAVFSCKRHNGVECFCDNDETGPRNEAGASLNNIELGTDSVIQINETVDGDCILHDDGKSKKVHPILGEDTQWEIQWEDLRIGERIGIGSYGEVYRADCNGTEVAVKKFLDQDVSGDALDQFKSEIEIMLRLRHPNVVLFMGAITRPPHFSILTEFLPRGSLYGLLHRPKLVLDEKRRLRMALDVAKGMNYLHTSHPPVVHRDLKSPNLLVDRHWVVKVCDFGLSRMKHNTYLSSKSCAGTPEWMAPEVLRNEPANEKCDVYSFGVILWELTTTKIPWHGLNPMQVVGAVGFQNKRLEIPEEMDPVVAQIIRDCWQREPHLRPSFSQLMSRLYRLRQLVARKTSSTQ